In the Brevundimonas sp. LM2 genome, GGTTCGAGCGGCTGATCGTCTGCGCCACTGAACACCCCTGCGTGGCCGAGGCGGCGATGGCCTCGGGCAAGTCCGTCAAGGTCCTGCCGGTCGATGCGCGGGGGGTGATCGAGCTTGGCAAGCTGTCGGAACTGCTGCGGCAGCCAGGCAAGGCCGTGGTGGCCATCCACCACGCCAACAATGAGAGCGGCGTGATCCAGCCGATCCGCGAGGCCGCCGCCCTGGTGCGCGCGGCCGGCGGCTGGCTGCATGTCGACGCCATCCAGTCGGCGGGCAAGATCCCGGTCTCCATGGCCGCCTTGAAGGCCGATAGTCTGACCCTGTCGGCACACAAGCTGGGCGGGCCGCAGGGGGTGGGGGCCCTCGTGCTCGGCGAAGGCCGCTCGGCGGTGCAGATCATCCGCGGGGCCGGGCAGGAGCGCGGCATGCGGGCCGGGACCGAGAACGTCCCCGGCATCCATGGCTTCGGCGTGGCGGCCGACTGTGCCGCGCGCGACCTGACGCTGGCGTCGGCGCATGAGCCGTGGCGCGACGCGGCCGAGGTCGTGCTGACGGCCGCCGGGGCGACGGTGATGGGGCAGGGGGCCGAACGTCTGCCCAATACGTCCTTCATCGCCGTGGCCGACTGGGACAGCCCGACCCAGCTGATCAGCCTGGACCTGGCCGGGGTCATGGTCTCGGGCGGGTCGGCCTGCAGTTCGGGCAAGACCAAGCCGTCGCGCGCCATTCTGGCGACCGGCCGGATGGATCTGGCCACCGGGGGGCTGCGCGCCTCGGGTGGCTGGGGGACGACGCAAGACGATTGGTCGCGCTTCGCCGCGGCCTGGGCGTCCTCATATGTAAAGCATCGCGCGCGCCAGTCCGCGCGCCTTAAGGAAACCGCCTAAGCCATGGCCGCCGTTCAGGAAACCATCGACGCCGTCGCCGCGCTGGAGAAGTACGAGCACGGCTTCACCTCGGACATCGAGACCGAATACGCCCCGCGCGGTCTGAGCGCCGACATCGTCCGCTTCATTTCCGAGAAGAAGGGCGAGCCGGAGTGGATGCTGGAATGGCGTCTGGCCGCCTATGAGCGCTGGCTCGCCATGGAAGAGCCGACCTGGGCCTCGGTGAAATACGAGCCGGTCGATTATCAGTCGCTGTTCTACTACGCCGCTCCGAAGAAGAAGGATGGGCCCAAGTCGCTGGACGAGGTCGATCCGGAGATCCTGGCCATCTACGCCAAGCTGGGCATCCCGCTGGGCGAGCAGGCGGTGCTGGCCGGCGTCGAGGGCGCACCCCGCTACGCCGTGGACGCGGTGTTCGACAGCGTCAGCGTGGTCACGACCTTCAAGGCCGAGCTGGCCAAGGTCGGCGTCATTTTCATGCCCATTTCCGAGGCCTTGCGCGAATATCCGGATCTGGTGCGGCAGTATCTGGGGTCGGTCGTGCCGGTTTCGGACAACTATTTCGCGGCCCTGAACAGCGCGGTCTTTTCGGACGGGTCGTTCGTCTACATCCCGCCGGGCGTGCGCTGCCCGATGGAGCTGTCGACCTATTTCCGCATCAACGCCAGCCAAACCGGACAGTTCGAACGCACCCTGATCATCGCCGACAAGGGCAGCTACGTCAGCTACCTCGAAGGCTGCACGGCCCCGATGCGCGACGAGAACCAGCTGCATGCGGCGGTGGTCGAACTGGTCGCGCTGGACGACGCCGAGATCAAATATTCGACGGTCCAGAACTGGTACCCAGGCGACGCCGAGGGCAAGGGCGGCATCTACAACTTCGTCACCAAGCGCGCCGACTGCCGGGGTGATCGGTCGAAGGTCAGCTGGACCCAGGTCGAGACCGGCTCGGCCGTGACCTGGAAATACCCGTCCTGCGTCCTGCGTGGCGAGGAGAGCTCGGGCGAGTTCTATTCGATCGCCATCACCAACGGACATCAGCAGGCCGACACCGGCACCAAGATGATTCACCTGGGCAAGAACTCGAAGAGCCGGATCATCGCCAAGGCGGTGTCGGCGGGCAAGTCGGACTCGACCTATCGCGGCCTGGTCTCGGTGCACCCGAAGGCGACGGGCGTGCGCAACTTCACCCAGTGCGACAGTCTGCTGATCGGCGTCGACTGCGGCTCCCACACCGTGCCCTATATCGAGGCCCGCAACGGCTCGGCCCAGCTGGAGCACGAGGCGACGACCACGCGGTTGAGCGACGACCAGTTGTTCTATGCCCAGCAGCGCGGCCTGTCGCAGGAGGAGGCGGTGGCCCTGCTGGTCAACGGCTTCGTCCGCGACGTGATGCAGAAGCTGCCGATGGAGTTCGCCGTCGAGGCCCAGAAGCTGGTGGCGATCTCGCTCGAGGGGAGTGTGGGGTGAGCAAGGGGCACGCCTTCGCGGGGCCAAACGGAGCAGGCAGGGGTCAGGTATGGTATGCTGATCCGAGGAGATCGCTATGAGCGCATTGCCCCAGCCACAGACCGAGCACCTGACGATCGAGGTCGATCACAACCTTGCGCAGCGGTTCAGGACCGCAGCGAACGAACGCGGCATATCACTGTCCGACCTGATGGTCGGCTTCACGGAATGGGAGTTGAGCCAGCAGGACTCGATGACGGCAGAGCCGTTCACGCCTGAACAGGTTGCGCAGATCGAGGAAAGCCTAGCCCAGATCGAGCGCGGTGAGACCTTTAGCAATGAGGAAGTCTTCGACAAGCTGAAGGAGCGGTACCCGGATCAGACCGGGCGGCAGATCATCGAGGCGGCCATCAAGGCCTACGCCGAGCTGTCGAACTATGCCGTCGATATGTTCGTTGTCGAAGAGGACGCCAAGGCTTTGATGGCCGCCGGGATCGCCGACATGGAAAGCGGCAACGAGATTAATCAGGAGGAGGTGTTTGCCCACTGGCAGACCAGATACGGGTGAGAGCAGTCAGATGGACTGCGGCCGCCCGGCGCTCCGCCGAGCTGTATCTCGACTATCTGAACGACCAAAATCCGCAGGCTTCCAAACGCGCGAGCCTCGAGATTAGGTCGGTCAGTCGGCAGCTAACCTATGTGATGACGCCGGGACGGCCATCAGTGCGTTGGGCCGGCTTTCGGGAATTTTCCCTGCGACGCTGGAAGAAGATCATCGTCTTCAAGATTTTGCCGGACCGCATCTCGGTCGTTGCCTTTTACGATATGCGTCAGGACCTCAACGCCTTGCCTCCTCCATTTGAATGAAACCTATGCTCTCCATCTCCAATCTCCACGTCACCATCGGCGACAAGCCGATCCTCAAAGGGCTGACGCTCGACGTTCCGGCGGGCGAGGTGCACGCCATCATGGGGCCGAACGGGGCCGGCAAGTCGACGCTGGGCTATGCCATGTCGGGACGGCCCGGCTATGAGGCGACCGAAGGCGCGTTGTCTTGGAACGGGCAGGACCTGCTCGATCTCGACCCCGCCGCGCGGGCGGCGAAGGGCGTGTTCCTGTCGTTCCAGTATCCGATCGAGATCCCGGGCGTCCCGGCCCTGACCTTCGTGCGCACGGCGCTGAACGCGCAGAAGCGGGCGCGGGGCGAGGAGGAGGTCTCGGCCCCCGCCTTCCTGAAGCTGGTCCGGGCGGCGTCGGCGGCGCTGAAGATGGATTTCGAGATGCTGAAGCGGCCGCTGAATGTCGGCTTTTCCGGCGGCGAGAAGAAGCGGATGGAGATCCTGCAGATGGCCCTGCTGGAGCCGTCGCTGCTGATCCTCGACGAGACCGATTCCGGCCTCGACATCGACGCCCTGCGCATCGTGTCCGAGGGGGTCAACGCCCTGCGCCGCCGCGACCGGGCCATGCTGGTGATCACCCACTACCAGCGGCTGCTGGACTATATCAAACCCGACCGGGTGCATGTGCTGGCCGCGGGCCGGATCGTGGCCTCGGGCGGGCCGGAACTGGCGCACCAGCTGGAGGCGGAAGGGTACGACAAATACCTGCCGCAGGCTGCATGACGGCGCTGGACCTGCGCGACCCGTCCACCTTCCCGTCGCGGCGGGTCGAAGCGTGGAAATACACCGACCTGGCCCGGGTGCTGCGCGAGACGCCGCCGCCGTCGCCGCCCGTCACGATCGCCCCGGGTGGGCCGTTCGCGGCCTTGGGTGGCGAGGAGCTGGCCTTCGCCAATGGCCGGGCGGTCGGGGCCGACGCCTTCGTGGCCTCGGGCGAGCAGACGCTGCGGCTGCGGTTCGTCTCGGACGCGACCGGCACGGGGCACAGCGCGGCGGTTCGGATCGCGGTCCGGCCGGGCGCGCGCCTGACGCTGCTGGAAAGCCATGAAGGCGCGGGCGCAGCCTATGTCGCCAACTATCGGCTCGAACTGGACATTCCGGCCGGGGCGGAGGTGACACGAGTGGTGCTGGTCGACGAGCCGGCGGACGCCATCTCGGTGGCGGTGACCAATGTGAAGACGGCCCCGGGCGCGGTGTACCGCCACACCGCCATCACCAGTGGCGCGCGGCTGCAACGGCAGGAGACCCATCTGGCCCACGGCGGCGAGGGGACGGAGATCACCCTGGACGGCCTCTATGCCCTGTCCGGCGAGCGCCATGCCGACCTGACCAGCGTGGTCCGACACGGCGGGCTGAACGGCGTCACCTCCCAGCTGACCAAGGGCGTGGTGCGCGACACGGCGCGCGGCGTGTTCCAAGGCAAGATCGTCGTTGAGCGGGGAGCCGACGGCACCGACGCCCGTATGGGTCACCACGCCCTGATCCTGGGCGAGCGGGCCGAGGTGGACGCCAAGCCCGAGCTGGAGATCTATGCCGACGACGTGCAGTGCGCGCATGGCAACACCGTCGGCAATCTGGACGAGGACGCCCTGTTCTACCTGCAGGCGCGCGGCCTGCCGGCGGACGAGGCGCGCGCGCTCCTGACCCAGGCCTTCCTGTTCGAGGTCGTCGATCGCATCGTCCATGAGGGCGCGAGAGAGGAGGTCCGGTCATGGCTGACGGCACGGCTCTGATCACTCGCTTCGACCCCGATGCCGCCCGGGCCCAGTTCCCGATCCTGTCGCGGACGGTGAACGGCAAGCCGCTGGCCTATCTGGACTCGGCCGCCTCGGCGCAGAAGCCGCGGGCGGTGATCGACGCGATCACGGGCGCGATGGAGGGCTCCTACGCCAACGTCCACCGTGGTCTCCACACCCTGGCCAATGAGACGACCGAGGCCTTCGAAGCGGCGCGCGAGACCGTGGCCCGCTTCCTGAACGCCGAGAGCCCCGACCAGATCGTCTGGACCAAGGGCGGGACCGAGGCCTTCAACCTGGTGGCGGCGGGGCTGGCGCAGAGCCTGAAGCCCGGCGACGAGATCGTCACGACCCAGATGGAGCACCACGCCAACATCGTGCCCTGGTCGATGCTGCGCGACCGGCTGGGCATCGTGCTGAGATGGGCCCAGGTGGCGGATGACGGCTCGCTGGACATGGCGGCACTCGCCGGGCTGATCGGACCGAGGACCAGGCTGGTTGCCGTGACCCATATGTCGAACGTTCTGGGCACGGTGAACGACGTGAAGGCCGTGGCCGACCTGGCCCATGCGGCCGGGGCGCTGCTGCTGGTCGACGGCTGTCAGGGGGCGGTCCACTGCAGCCCCGATGTCCAGGCGCTGGACTGCGACTTCTACGTCTTCACCGGCCACAAGCTGTATGGCCCGACCGGCATCGGCGGCCTGTATGGCAAGCGGGCGGCCCTTGAGGCCCTGCCGCCGTATCAGGGCGGGGGCGAGATGATCGCCACGGTGACCGAGGATGCGGTGACCTATGCCGACATCCCGCATCGGTTCGAGGCGGGCACGCCGCCGATCCTGGAGGCCATCGGCCTGGGCGCGGCGCTGGAGTGGTTCATGCGCTTCGACCGTGAGGCGGTCGCGGCGCATGAGCGGGCGCTGTACGATCATGTCGTCGAGCGTCTGGCCGGCCACGACTGGCTGCGGATCATCGGCGAGGCCCCTGGCAAGGGGGCGATCCTGACCTTTACGGTTGAAGGAGCCCATGCCCACGACGTGGCCCAGATCCTGGACCGGTACGGCGTCGCCGTGCGGGCCGGGCTGCACTGCGCCGAGCCTTTGTCGAAGCGATTTGGCATCAGTTCGAGCGCGCGGGCCAGCTTCGCCCTATATAACACCACCGAGGATGCCGATGCCTTTGTGGACGCGCTGATCAGGGCGCGGGAGTTCTTTGTATGAGCGAGATGGTCAACCCAGCCGGCGACGACGCCACGATCAGCAACAGCGCGACCTTCGCCGAGACCTGGGCGGAGCCGGAGACGGCCGCCCTGCCGCAGGCCGAGCTGGACAAGCTGACCGAGGACCTGATCGCGGCGCTGAAGACCGTGTTCGACCCGGAAATCCCGGTCGACGTCTATGAACTGGGTCTGATCTACAAGGTCGATCTTTCGGACGACAAGGACGTGCTGATCGACATGACCCTGACCGCGCCCGGCTGTCCGGTGGCCGGCGAGATGCCGGGCTGGATCGAGGATGCGGTGATGACCGTGCCGGGCATCAAGTCGGCCCGCGCCAACCTGGTGTTCGACCCGCCGTGGGATCCCTCCAAGATGAGCGACGAGGCCAAGATGGCCTTGAACATGTTCTGATGACCGATCTCCAGACCACAGCCCGTCCCCGCCGTCCGCGCCCCAAGGCCGTGACCCTGACGGACGCCGCCGCCGAGCGGGTGCGCGAGATCATGGCCAATGCGGAAAAGCCCTACGTCGCCCTGCGCGTCGGGGTGAAGAACGGCGGCTGCGCGGGCCAGGAGTACACCTTCGCCTATGCCGAGGCGATCGCGCCGTTGGACGAGGTGGTCGAGGACAAGGGCGTCACCATCCTGATCGACCCCAAGGCGATCCTGTTCCTGATCGGGTCCGAGGTCGATTACGAGACGTCGAAACTGTCGTCCAAGTTCGTGTTCCGCAATCCGAACCAGACCGACGCCTGCGGCTGTGGCGAGAGCGTCACCATCATCCCCGCGAAAGCCCGCGAGGCCGACTGAATGATCCGGCTGGAAGGGGTCACCAAGCGCTATCGGAGCGCCGCGGGCGAACGCGTGGCGCTCGACGCCGTCGATCTGACCGTCGCGCGCGGTCAGGTGTTCGGCGTGGTCGGGCGCTCGGGCGCGGGCAAGTCGACGCTGATCCGCACCATCAACCGGCTGGAGACTCCGGACGCGGGCAAGGTCTTCGTCGGCGATCAGGAGATCACGGCGCTGAAGCCCGCCGAGCTGCGCGCCGCGCGCCGGCGGATCGGCATGATCTTCCAGCATTTCAACCTGCTGAACGCCAAGACCATCGCCCAGAACGTCGCCTTTCCGCTGCGGCTGGAGGGCCGGCCGGAGGCGGAGATCACGCGGCGGACGGCCGAACTGCTGGACCAGCTGGGTCTGGCCGAGCATGCGAGCAAGCATCCGGCGCAGCTGTCGGGCGGCCAGAAGCAGAGGGTCGGCATCGCCCGGGCCCTGGCCTGCGGCCCCGAGGTCCTGCTGTGCGATGAGGCCACCAGCGCCCTGGACCCCGAGACCACCGACGAGATCCTGAGCCTGCTGGACGGGCTGAACCGCGACCTGGGCCTGACCATCGTCCTGATCACCCATCAGATGGAGGTGGTGCGCCGCGTCTGCGATCGGGTGGCGGTGCTGAAGGACGGGCGGCTGGTGGAGGAGGGGGCCACGGCCGATGTCTTCCTGCATCCGCAATCGCCGGTGACCCGGGCCATGCTGGCCGAAGGCGAGGGCGGCGAGACCTTCGACGCCTCGGTGGTGCCCGCGGGCGGGCACCTGGCCAAGCTGACCTTCCGGGGTGCCTCCACCTATGAGCCGGAGCTGAGCCGCGTGGCCCGGTCGGCCGGCGTGGACTATTCGATCCTGTCGGGGCGGATCAGCCGCATCCGGGGCGAACCCTATGGCCAGATGGTGGTCGCCTTCACCGGCGGCGACGCCGAGGCCGCGGTGGCCCAGCTGTCCGCGCGCGGCGTCGTGGTGGAGACGCTGTGATGGAGTTCTTCGTCAACATTGACTGGCCGGAGATCGGGCGGGCGACGCGCGACACGATGCTGATGCTGCTGGGGTCGATGGCCCTGACCGTGGTGTTCGGCATTCCCCTGGGGGTGCTGCTGTACCTGTCCGGCAAGGGCCGGCTGGCCGCCAATCCGGTGCTGAACGGCGTGCTGTCGCTGGTGGTCAACATCCTGCGGTCCGTGCCCTTCATCATCCTGCTGATCGTGATGCTGCCGGTGACGGTGATCCTGGTGGGAACCTCGCTGGGCGTGGCCGGGGCCATTCCGCCGCTGGTCGTCGGGGCCGCGCCCTTCTATGCGCGCCTGGTCGAGACGGCGTTGCGCGAGGTCGACAAGGGGGTGGTCGAGGCGACACAGGCCATGGGCGGCTCGACCTTCCAGATCGTGACCCGCGCCCTGCTGCCCGAGGCCATGCCCGGCATCATCGCGGGAGCCACGGTCACGGCCATCGCCCTGGTCAGCTACACCGCCATGGCGGGCGTGGTCGGGGCCGGGGGCCTGGGCGACCTGGCCATCCGCTTCGGCTATCAACGGTTCCAGACCGATGTGATGGTGGTGACCGTAGTTCTGCTGCTGCTGCTGGTACAAATTCTGCAGATGATCGGCGACCGTCTGGTCGCTAGGGTCTCGCACCGCTGACCTTCTCCTGAGACGGACCCTCCCATGCTTCGACGCTCACTGATCCTGGCCGCCGCCGCCCTGATGCTGACCGCCTGCGGGCAACCGGCGGAGACGGCCGCCGATGGGGCCGCGCCTCTGATCGTGGGCGCGACGGCGGTGCCGCACGCGGAGATCCTGGAGTTCCTCAAGCCCGCCTTGGCGGCCGAAGGCTTCCCGATCGAAATCAAGGTGTTCAACGACTACGTTCAGCCCAACACCCAGCTGGCCGAGCAGCGGATCGACGCCAACTATTTCCAGACCAAGCCCTATCTGGACGAGTTCAACGTCGCGCGTGGCGCGACCCTGATCACCGTCGCCGGGGTCCATGTCGAGCCGCTCGGGGCCTATTCGCGCAAGCACCGCGCGCTCGCCGACGTGCCGAACGGGGCGGACGTGGCCCTGCCCAACGACGCGTCGAACACCGGGCGATCCCTGCTGCTGCTGCAGTCGGCTGGGCTGATCACCCTGCGCGACCCGGCCAATCCGCTGCAGACGGTGCGGGACGTGACGGGCAATCCCAAGGCGCTGCGCTTCCGCGAGATCGAGGCGGCGACCCTGCCGCGGGTGCTGGACCAGGTCGATCTGGCCGTCATCAACACCAACTACGCGCTGGACGCCGGCCTGAAGCCGAAGACCGACGCCCTGGCGCTGGAGGGCGGCGACAGCCCCTATGTCAACTATCTGGTGGCGCGTCCCGACAACCAGAACGACCCCCGCGTCCAGGCCCTGGCCCGGGCGCTGCGCAGCCAGGCGGTCAAGGACTTCATCGCCCGGAAATACGACGGCGCGGTCGTTCCAGCCGCCTAGCCGTCGGCTGAGGCGCGCCGGTCGTCCGTTCGACGATCGGCCTGACGGGCCCCGCCGTTGACCATCATAAGTTCCAGCCGGATCTCGATCAGCCGCTGCTCGATACAGCCGATCATATAGGCCAGCACGGCGAAACCGAGCACGGTCAAGGCCAGGCCGAGGGGCAGCCAGGGCGTGGCGTCCAGCACCAGTTCACCCGCCAGGAAGATGCTGGCGGCCACGCCGCTCGAGGCACTGATCGCGCTGAGCCCCGCCGCCTGCAGGATCGAGCGGCGCGGGGCCTGGCGGTTGATACGCCCCCCCTTGCGCCGCTCCCGTCCCCGACGTCGGGGACTGGCGCGCCGATCCTCGGGCGCGTCCAGGATCGGGGTCGTCTGTTGGACAGTCTCTGTTTGCAAGGACACGGACTGGGCTCCCACCCTATTGGACCAGCTGCGCGCCACCTGCGCGTGGTCCGACCCCATTGGGGACGGGCACGTCGCTGGCGGCGTAGTTGGCGTTGATGATCAGAGACGGCGAGCCCTTGAGCTGCAGCATCCGGGCGACGATGACTGTCCAGGCGCTGTCGCGGGCGACATCCTCCTTGCCCTCGACGATCATGGTCGCCTCGGGGACGTAGATGACGCCGAGCAGGCGATCGACATTGTCGCTGGTGATGATGAAATCCTGGGTATTGTTACGCATCGCGATCATGACCATGCCGGCGTAGGGGCCGGTCTTCCGTCCATCCAGATCGACCCGGGCGCGGTCCTTGAATTCGAACTTGGAGTCCTTGTCGAAGAACAGGACGACGTCGTTGCCGACCAGCTTGGCATTCTCAGTGATCTCGAGATGACCGCCCAAGAACCAGTATTCGCCCTTACTGAGGGTCAAGACGGCGTCGCCGTGTATCTTGATGCCACCGCAATAGACGCCCGGCGGCAGCGCGTGCGGACCGGTCTTCTTGTCGACCGGCCTTGACCCATTGAGGCAGTTACGCGCCTGATTCAGGGGGAGGGATGCGAAAGGATCGTCCATCCGCGCTGCGCCTGTCCCCGCCACCGGACTGATCATGCCTCGGGCGGAGGTGACGGCCTGAACCGCCGCGGCCGCGATGCGACCGCCCTCGACGAGGATGTCGCGGTTCGAATGGATGAGGCAGGCGGGAGCCTGAAGCTGACCCGCGTCCTTGACGTTCAGGACCTTGTCCTTGGTGGTTCCGGTGATCAGGACGCACAGCGGCATGACGCCGACCGATACCGCCTGGGACAGGGCGTTGTATTTCCAACCGCCGGGCGGAAGCAGGTTGTGGAAGAAGGATGGGGAATGGGCGTCCAGGCGCACCTGAAGGATTCGCTGGCCCTGACGGGTGATGACGCCGATGTCGCTGGTGACGGTCGGTGCGCGATCCCAGTCCGCGACATGGCCGTCCACAAAGGCATGGGCCCGGGAGACGGCGGCGTCGTC is a window encoding:
- a CDS encoding cysteine desulfurase family protein yields the protein MSGIYLDYNASALVRPEVQAAMAEALADNGNPSAVHAAGRRARARVETARARVADLVGADSASVVFSSGGTEANAQALASALAAGFERLIVCATEHPCVAEAAMASGKSVKVLPVDARGVIELGKLSELLRQPGKAVVAIHHANNESGVIQPIREAAALVRAAGGWLHVDAIQSAGKIPVSMAALKADSLTLSAHKLGGPQGVGALVLGEGRSAVQIIRGAGQERGMRAGTENVPGIHGFGVAADCAARDLTLASAHEPWRDAAEVVLTAAGATVMGQGAERLPNTSFIAVADWDSPTQLISLDLAGVMVSGGSACSSGKTKPSRAILATGRMDLATGGLRASGGWGTTQDDWSRFAAAWASSYVKHRARQSARLKETA
- the sufB gene encoding Fe-S cluster assembly protein SufB, which produces MAAVQETIDAVAALEKYEHGFTSDIETEYAPRGLSADIVRFISEKKGEPEWMLEWRLAAYERWLAMEEPTWASVKYEPVDYQSLFYYAAPKKKDGPKSLDEVDPEILAIYAKLGIPLGEQAVLAGVEGAPRYAVDAVFDSVSVVTTFKAELAKVGVIFMPISEALREYPDLVRQYLGSVVPVSDNYFAALNSAVFSDGSFVYIPPGVRCPMELSTYFRINASQTGQFERTLIIADKGSYVSYLEGCTAPMRDENQLHAAVVELVALDDAEIKYSTVQNWYPGDAEGKGGIYNFVTKRADCRGDRSKVSWTQVETGSAVTWKYPSCVLRGEESSGEFYSIAITNGHQQADTGTKMIHLGKNSKSRIIAKAVSAGKSDSTYRGLVSVHPKATGVRNFTQCDSLLIGVDCGSHTVPYIEARNGSAQLEHEATTTRLSDDQLFYAQQRGLSQEEAVALLVNGFVRDVMQKLPMEFAVEAQKLVAISLEGSVG
- a CDS encoding type II toxin-antitoxin system RelE/ParE family toxin codes for the protein MRAVRWTAAARRSAELYLDYLNDQNPQASKRASLEIRSVSRQLTYVMTPGRPSVRWAGFREFSLRRWKKIIVFKILPDRISVVAFYDMRQDLNALPPPFE
- the sufC gene encoding Fe-S cluster assembly ATPase SufC, whose protein sequence is MLSISNLHVTIGDKPILKGLTLDVPAGEVHAIMGPNGAGKSTLGYAMSGRPGYEATEGALSWNGQDLLDLDPAARAAKGVFLSFQYPIEIPGVPALTFVRTALNAQKRARGEEEVSAPAFLKLVRAASAALKMDFEMLKRPLNVGFSGGEKKRMEILQMALLEPSLLILDETDSGLDIDALRIVSEGVNALRRRDRAMLVITHYQRLLDYIKPDRVHVLAAGRIVASGGPELAHQLEAEGYDKYLPQAA
- the sufD gene encoding Fe-S cluster assembly protein SufD, whose amino-acid sequence is MTALDLRDPSTFPSRRVEAWKYTDLARVLRETPPPSPPVTIAPGGPFAALGGEELAFANGRAVGADAFVASGEQTLRLRFVSDATGTGHSAAVRIAVRPGARLTLLESHEGAGAAYVANYRLELDIPAGAEVTRVVLVDEPADAISVAVTNVKTAPGAVYRHTAITSGARLQRQETHLAHGGEGTEITLDGLYALSGERHADLTSVVRHGGLNGVTSQLTKGVVRDTARGVFQGKIVVERGADGTDARMGHHALILGERAEVDAKPELEIYADDVQCAHGNTVGNLDEDALFYLQARGLPADEARALLTQAFLFEVVDRIVHEGAREEVRSWLTARL
- a CDS encoding aminotransferase class V-fold PLP-dependent enzyme, which gives rise to MADGTALITRFDPDAARAQFPILSRTVNGKPLAYLDSAASAQKPRAVIDAITGAMEGSYANVHRGLHTLANETTEAFEAARETVARFLNAESPDQIVWTKGGTEAFNLVAAGLAQSLKPGDEIVTTQMEHHANIVPWSMLRDRLGIVLRWAQVADDGSLDMAALAGLIGPRTRLVAVTHMSNVLGTVNDVKAVADLAHAAGALLLVDGCQGAVHCSPDVQALDCDFYVFTGHKLYGPTGIGGLYGKRAALEALPPYQGGGEMIATVTEDAVTYADIPHRFEAGTPPILEAIGLGAALEWFMRFDREAVAAHERALYDHVVERLAGHDWLRIIGEAPGKGAILTFTVEGAHAHDVAQILDRYGVAVRAGLHCAEPLSKRFGISSSARASFALYNTTEDADAFVDALIRAREFFV
- a CDS encoding SUF system Fe-S cluster assembly protein: MVNPAGDDATISNSATFAETWAEPETAALPQAELDKLTEDLIAALKTVFDPEIPVDVYELGLIYKVDLSDDKDVLIDMTLTAPGCPVAGEMPGWIEDAVMTVPGIKSARANLVFDPPWDPSKMSDEAKMALNMF
- a CDS encoding iron-sulfur cluster assembly accessory protein — translated: MTDLQTTARPRRPRPKAVTLTDAAAERVREIMANAEKPYVALRVGVKNGGCAGQEYTFAYAEAIAPLDEVVEDKGVTILIDPKAILFLIGSEVDYETSKLSSKFVFRNPNQTDACGCGESVTIIPAKAREAD
- a CDS encoding methionine ABC transporter ATP-binding protein, giving the protein MIRLEGVTKRYRSAAGERVALDAVDLTVARGQVFGVVGRSGAGKSTLIRTINRLETPDAGKVFVGDQEITALKPAELRAARRRIGMIFQHFNLLNAKTIAQNVAFPLRLEGRPEAEITRRTAELLDQLGLAEHASKHPAQLSGGQKQRVGIARALACGPEVLLCDEATSALDPETTDEILSLLDGLNRDLGLTIVLITHQMEVVRRVCDRVAVLKDGRLVEEGATADVFLHPQSPVTRAMLAEGEGGETFDASVVPAGGHLAKLTFRGASTYEPELSRVARSAGVDYSILSGRISRIRGEPYGQMVVAFTGGDAEAAVAQLSARGVVVETL
- a CDS encoding methionine ABC transporter permease; translation: MEFFVNIDWPEIGRATRDTMLMLLGSMALTVVFGIPLGVLLYLSGKGRLAANPVLNGVLSLVVNILRSVPFIILLIVMLPVTVILVGTSLGVAGAIPPLVVGAAPFYARLVETALREVDKGVVEATQAMGGSTFQIVTRALLPEAMPGIIAGATVTAIALVSYTAMAGVVGAGGLGDLAIRFGYQRFQTDVMVVTVVLLLLLVQILQMIGDRLVARVSHR
- a CDS encoding MetQ/NlpA family ABC transporter substrate-binding protein — encoded protein: MLRRSLILAAAALMLTACGQPAETAADGAAPLIVGATAVPHAEILEFLKPALAAEGFPIEIKVFNDYVQPNTQLAEQRIDANYFQTKPYLDEFNVARGATLITVAGVHVEPLGAYSRKHRALADVPNGADVALPNDASNTGRSLLLLQSAGLITLRDPANPLQTVRDVTGNPKALRFREIEAATLPRVLDQVDLAVINTNYALDAGLKPKTDALALEGGDSPYVNYLVARPDNQNDPRVQALARALRSQAVKDFIARKYDGAVVPAA
- a CDS encoding TadE/TadG family type IV pilus assembly protein, which translates into the protein MTALARRLSRDERGQVALIFALALPAMALLVAGSVDLMHVNAARERIQDIADSAALAGATELSLAISDDAAVSRAHAFVDGHVADWDRAPTVTSDIGVITRQGQRILQVRLDAHSPSFFHNLLPPGGWKYNALSQAVSVGVMPLCVLITGTTKDKVLNVKDAGQLQAPACLIHSNRDILVEGGRIAAAAVQAVTSARGMISPVAGTGAARMDDPFASLPLNQARNCLNGSRPVDKKTGPHALPPGVYCGGIKIHGDAVLTLSKGEYWFLGGHLEITENAKLVGNDVVLFFDKDSKFEFKDRARVDLDGRKTGPYAGMVMIAMRNNTQDFIITSDNVDRLLGVIYVPEATMIVEGKEDVARDSAWTVIVARMLQLKGSPSLIINANYAASDVPVPNGVGPRAGGAQLVQ